In Deinococcus maricopensis DSM 21211, one genomic interval encodes:
- the hpaE gene encoding 5-carboxymethyl-2-hydroxymuconate semialdehyde dehydrogenase encodes MTATMDKASELRAARARSGLKHFIGGAWVDSASGETFETHAPSDNSVITHAASGNAEDIDRAARAAHDAFPAWRALDGKARRKILYKVAALIEDRAEEIALLESLDTGQPIRFMRSAAARAAENFRFFADRAEGAQDGLSLPAKGFLNYTVRQPIGPVGVITPWNTPFMLSSWKIAPALAAGCTVVHKPAEWSPVTATLLAEILDEAGVPKGVVNLVHGYGETAGKALTEHPLIKAIAFIGESSTGSLIQKQGADTLKRTHLELGGKNPMVVFADADLDRALDAAVFMLYSLNGQRCTSSSRLLVERGIYEEFAAGIAERVANIRVGDPLDPDTEVGPLIHPRQFDKVCSYFDIARQDGATVAVGGERLGDTGNYVRPTLFTNARTDMRIAQEEIFGPVLTVIPFDDEADALRIANDVKYGLAGYLWTNDVTRAHNFAQGLDVGMVWVNSENVRHLPSPFGGMKASGIGRDGGDYSFDFYMETKNIAVNLDGHRAQKFGVGERGSAKPTLGTAPEKKLAE; translated from the coding sequence ATGACTGCCACGATGGACAAGGCCTCGGAGCTGCGCGCCGCCCGCGCCCGCAGCGGCCTGAAGCACTTCATCGGCGGCGCGTGGGTGGACAGCGCGTCCGGTGAGACGTTCGAGACGCACGCGCCGAGCGACAACAGCGTCATCACGCACGCCGCGAGCGGCAACGCCGAGGACATCGACCGGGCCGCGCGCGCCGCGCACGACGCGTTCCCCGCCTGGCGCGCCCTGGACGGCAAGGCCCGCCGCAAGATTCTCTACAAGGTCGCGGCGCTCATCGAGGACCGCGCCGAGGAGATCGCCCTGCTCGAAAGCCTCGACACGGGCCAGCCGATCCGCTTCATGCGCAGCGCCGCCGCGCGCGCCGCCGAGAACTTCCGGTTCTTCGCGGACCGCGCGGAAGGCGCGCAGGACGGCCTGAGCCTCCCGGCAAAAGGCTTCCTGAACTACACGGTGCGCCAGCCCATCGGGCCGGTGGGCGTGATCACGCCGTGGAACACGCCGTTCATGCTGTCGTCGTGGAAGATCGCCCCGGCGCTCGCGGCGGGCTGCACCGTCGTGCACAAACCCGCCGAGTGGAGCCCCGTGACCGCCACGCTCCTCGCGGAAATCCTGGACGAAGCGGGCGTGCCCAAGGGCGTCGTGAACCTCGTGCACGGCTACGGCGAAACCGCCGGGAAAGCCCTGACGGAACACCCGCTCATCAAGGCCATCGCGTTCATCGGGGAGAGCAGCACCGGCAGCCTCATCCAGAAGCAGGGCGCCGACACCCTCAAACGCACGCACCTCGAACTCGGCGGGAAGAACCCCATGGTCGTCTTCGCGGACGCCGACCTCGACCGCGCGCTCGACGCGGCCGTGTTCATGCTGTACAGCCTGAACGGGCAGCGCTGCACGTCGTCGAGCCGCCTGCTGGTGGAGCGCGGTATCTACGAGGAGTTCGCGGCGGGCATTGCGGAACGCGTCGCGAACATCCGCGTGGGCGACCCGCTCGATCCGGACACCGAGGTCGGTCCGCTCATCCACCCGCGCCAGTTCGACAAGGTCTGCTCGTACTTCGACATTGCCCGCCAGGACGGCGCGACCGTCGCGGTCGGCGGGGAGCGCCTCGGGGACACCGGAAACTACGTGCGCCCCACGCTGTTCACGAACGCCCGCACGGACATGCGCATCGCGCAGGAGGAGATCTTCGGGCCGGTCCTGACGGTCATTCCCTTCGATGACGAAGCGGACGCGCTGCGCATCGCGAACGACGTGAAGTACGGCCTCGCCGGGTACCTGTGGACGAATGACGTCACCCGCGCGCACAACTTCGCGCAGGGCCTCGACGTGGGCATGGTGTGGGTGAACAGCGAGAACGTCCGCCACCTCCCCAGCCCGTTCGGCGGCATGAAGGCCAGCGGCATCGGCCGTGACGGCGGCGACTACAGCTTCGACTTCTACATGGAGACGAAGAACATCGCCGTGAACCTCGACGGGCACCGCGCGCAGAAGTTCGGCGTCGGCGAGCGCGGCAGCGCGAAACCCACCCTCGGCACCGCACCCGAGAAGAAACTCGCGGAATAA
- a CDS encoding fumarylacetoacetate hydrolase family protein, translating into MKHARVLIHGHAQDVTIDGEFVVTAGGHRYRHDDVTWLPPVQTGTILALALNYADHATELQLDKPEQPALFAKLPNTLVGHLGTVIRPAGVQYMHYENELAVIIGKPARRVSVEDAMDHVKGYTIFNDLVVRDFVINHFRPPIKPKNFDTFGPIGPWWVDAADIADPHNLNITTYVNGELRQEGNTRDMVFNIPEIISYVSQFMTLRENDVICTGTPKGISHIHPGDVMELHIEGIGMLRNRVIAEEELLEGAMTAEVAR; encoded by the coding sequence ATGAAGCACGCCCGCGTTCTCATTCATGGCCACGCGCAAGACGTCACCATTGACGGCGAGTTCGTCGTCACCGCCGGCGGTCACCGCTACCGCCACGACGACGTCACGTGGCTGCCGCCCGTGCAGACCGGCACCATCCTCGCGCTCGCGCTGAACTACGCCGACCACGCCACCGAACTCCAGCTCGACAAGCCCGAACAGCCCGCGCTGTTCGCCAAACTCCCGAATACCCTCGTGGGCCACCTCGGCACGGTCATCCGCCCGGCCGGCGTGCAGTACATGCACTACGAGAACGAGCTCGCCGTCATCATCGGCAAGCCCGCACGCCGCGTCAGCGTCGAGGACGCCATGGACCACGTGAAGGGCTACACCATCTTCAACGACCTCGTCGTGCGCGACTTCGTCATCAACCACTTCCGCCCGCCCATCAAACCGAAGAACTTCGACACCTTCGGCCCGATCGGCCCGTGGTGGGTGGACGCCGCGGACATCGCGGACCCGCACAACCTGAACATCACCACGTACGTGAACGGGGAGCTGCGGCAGGAAGGCAACACCCGCGACATGGTGTTCAACATCCCCGAGATCATCAGCTACGTCAGCCAGTTCATGACGCTGCGCGAAAACGACGTCATCTGCACCGGCACGCCCAAGGGCATCAGCCACATCCACCCCGGCGACGTCATGGAACTGCACATTGAGGGCATCGGGATGCTGCGCAACCGCGTGATCGCCGAGGAGGAACTCCTGGAAGGCGCGATGACGGCGGAGGTGGCGCGATGA